From a single Anaerolineales bacterium genomic region:
- a CDS encoding rhodanese-like domain-containing protein produces MKPYKPLLAVAILVLAALACQALAPSQTQSNTIPRTDADVPRISVSEAKAALDAGSAILVDVRSVESYTASHVAGAMSIPLALIETSVNDLSLEKNQWIITYCT; encoded by the coding sequence ATGAAACCATACAAACCCCTTTTGGCGGTTGCGATCCTTGTGCTTGCCGCGCTTGCGTGTCAGGCGCTCGCGCCGTCCCAGACACAAAGCAATACCATTCCGCGCACCGACGCCGATGTGCCGCGCATCAGCGTCAGCGAAGCAAAAGCCGCACTGGACGCAGGATCAGCCATACTCGTAGATGTGCGAAGCGTCGAATCCTACACAGCAAGCCATGTCGCTGGGGCAATGTCGATCCCCCTAGCGCTTATTGAAACCAGCGTCAACGACCTATCGCTCGAAAAGAATCAGTGGATCATCACCTACTGCACCTGA
- a CDS encoding acyl-CoA dehydrogenase, translating to MSKPTFKWDDPLLFNDQLTDEERMIRDASRRYCQDKLMPRILEANRKEEFHREIMTEMGAMGFLGATIPEEYGGAGLNHVAYGLIAREVERVDSGYRSAMSVQSSLVMYPIFTYGTEEQRKKYLPKLASGEWVGCFGLTEPNHGSDPASMETRAKKVDGGYIVHGNKMWITNSPIADVFVVWAKLDGEIRGFILEKGMKGLSAPKIEGKFSLRASSTGEIVMDEVFVPQENIFPEVKGLKGPFGCLNKARYGIAWGALGAAEFCWHAARQYTLDRPQFGRPLAANQLIQLKLANMMTEITIGLQSVLRVGRLIDEDKASPEMISLVKRNSCGKALEIARHARDMHGGNGVSDEYHVIRHVMNLESVNTYEGTHDIHALILGRAQTGLQAFS from the coding sequence ATGTCAAAACCAACCTTCAAATGGGACGACCCCCTGCTTTTCAATGACCAACTGACCGACGAAGAACGCATGATCCGTGATGCGTCCCGCCGCTATTGTCAGGACAAGCTCATGCCGCGCATCCTCGAAGCGAACCGGAAAGAGGAATTCCACCGCGAGATCATGACCGAAATGGGCGCCATGGGTTTCCTGGGCGCCACCATCCCCGAGGAATACGGCGGCGCAGGCTTGAACCACGTTGCCTATGGACTGATCGCGCGCGAAGTCGAGCGCGTGGACAGCGGCTACCGCTCCGCCATGAGCGTGCAATCGTCGCTGGTGATGTATCCGATTTTTACATACGGCACGGAAGAACAACGCAAGAAATATCTCCCAAAACTTGCCAGCGGAGAATGGGTTGGCTGTTTCGGGCTGACCGAGCCGAATCATGGCAGCGACCCCGCCAGCATGGAAACCCGCGCCAAAAAAGTGGACGGCGGCTACATTGTTCACGGCAACAAGATGTGGATCACCAATTCCCCGATTGCAGATGTCTTTGTCGTGTGGGCAAAGCTGGATGGGGAAATCCGCGGCTTTATTCTGGAAAAAGGCATGAAGGGACTCTCCGCGCCGAAGATCGAAGGCAAGTTCAGCCTGCGCGCCAGTTCCACGGGCGAGATCGTAATGGATGAGGTCTTTGTCCCTCAAGAAAATATCTTCCCGGAAGTGAAAGGCTTGAAGGGTCCGTTCGGATGTTTGAACAAGGCGCGGTACGGCATTGCGTGGGGCGCGTTGGGCGCGGCGGAATTCTGCTGGCACGCGGCGCGGCAATACACATTAGACCGTCCACAATTCGGACGTCCGCTGGCGGCGAATCAGTTGATCCAGCTGAAACTGGCGAACATGATGACCGAGATCACCATCGGGTTACAGTCCGTTTTGCGTGTGGGGCGCTTGATCGATGAAGATAAAGCCAGCCCGGAGATGATCTCGCTCGTCAAGCGAAATTCATGCGGCAAGGCGTTGGAGATCGCGCGTCATGCCCGCGATATGCACGGCGGCAACGGCGTTTCGGATGAATATCACGTCATCCGTCATGTGATGAATTTGGAATCGGTCAATACCTATGAAGGCACGCATGACATCCATGCGTTGATTTTGGGAAGAGCGCAAACGGGACTTCAGGCGTTCTCTTAA
- a CDS encoding Glu/Leu/Phe/Val dehydrogenase, translating into MSGQINAFEMAQKQFDGVAKMLKLDSGVSEVLRWPMREYAFRIPVRMDDGSLKVFQGFRVQHNDARGPNKGGIRFHPAETLDTVRALATWMTWKCAVADIPLGGGKGGIVVDPSTLSVREKEELCRGWVRAMWKNIGPRNDVPAPDVGTTPQMMGWMMDEYSRLVGEYTPGVFTGKPVGGGGSLGRTEATGFGVIYTVREAMKHLGLDSTKSVAALQGFGNVSQYAAIGFVEMLGGSVACVSCYDRHDKKAYTYSKKGGIDPRFLMSIVDQYGTVDKQKAMDAGYEVSDGDKWIEFEADVLIPAALEGQINADTVKKISKNVKIVAEGANGPTTPEADEYFQKNNIFNIPDFLCNAGGVTTSYFEQVQNDMNFYWSKEEVLEKLDQKMTSAFNAVLERSASEKVYMRDAAYMVAIDRVVKAMELRGWLTGSA; encoded by the coding sequence ATGTCAGGACAAATTAATGCCTTTGAAATGGCGCAGAAACAATTCGACGGCGTAGCGAAGATGCTGAAGCTCGATTCCGGCGTTTCAGAAGTGCTGCGCTGGCCCATGCGTGAATATGCCTTCCGCATCCCCGTACGCATGGACGATGGTTCCCTGAAAGTCTTTCAAGGCTTCCGCGTTCAACACAACGATGCGCGCGGACCCAACAAGGGCGGCATCCGCTTCCATCCCGCCGAGACGCTGGACACGGTTCGTGCGCTCGCCACGTGGATGACTTGGAAATGCGCTGTGGCGGATATCCCGCTGGGCGGCGGCAAAGGCGGTATCGTCGTGGATCCATCCACGCTGTCTGTCCGTGAAAAAGAAGAATTGTGCCGCGGCTGGGTACGTGCGATGTGGAAGAACATCGGTCCGCGCAATGACGTGCCCGCTCCCGATGTCGGCACCACCCCTCAGATGATGGGCTGGATGATGGACGAGTATTCCCGTCTCGTGGGCGAATATACCCCGGGTGTATTCACAGGCAAACCCGTAGGCGGAGGCGGTTCGCTTGGTCGCACCGAAGCCACCGGTTTCGGCGTCATCTACACCGTCCGTGAAGCGATGAAACACCTTGGCTTGGACTCAACAAAATCCGTTGCGGCGCTGCAGGGCTTTGGCAACGTCTCGCAATATGCGGCAATTGGCTTTGTCGAAATGCTGGGCGGATCGGTCGCTTGCGTCTCCTGCTACGACCGTCACGATAAGAAAGCCTACACCTACAGCAAGAAGGGCGGCATCGACCCGCGCTTCCTGATGTCGATCGTGGACCAGTATGGTACCGTGGACAAGCAAAAGGCGATGGATGCCGGTTACGAAGTCAGCGACGGCGACAAATGGATCGAATTCGAAGCCGACGTGTTGATCCCCGCCGCGCTCGAAGGTCAGATCAATGCCGATACGGTCAAGAAGATCTCCAAGAACGTAAAGATCGTTGCTGAAGGCGCGAACGGTCCCACCACCCCCGAAGCCGACGAATACTTCCAGAAGAACAACATCTTCAACATCCCCGATTTCCTCTGCAACGCCGGCGGCGTCACCACCTCCTACTTCGAACAGGTGCAGAACGACATGAACTTCTACTGGAGCAAGGAAGAAGTCCTCGAAAAGCTCGACCAGAAGATGACCTCCGCCTTCAACGCCGTGCTCGAACGCAGCGCCTCCGAGAAGGTGTACATGCGCGACGCAGCCTACATGGTCGCCATTGACCGCGTAGTGAAAGCCATGGAACTGCGCGGCTGGTTGACCGGAAGCGCGTAA
- a CDS encoding ATP-binding protein, with amino-acid sequence MAMIAGSVIGYISGNVSSSNLLLTGILPVLTGYYLVSREKFEMTAVLLSVELILLNTILATRGAGIHHVTMLAFPAILIIASLVTKRQTMIFLTILTLACLVWLVFGEIQGLYTPAGIIHGSSASFYLASIIVVITAVMARVLSETLFRNSLQIQRELAERKLTEGKMESLIHELEARNAESETLRESLASLVSTVEFAEIIQKILEQIKRVIPYDSASVWRVEGDIQKFIGGRDLPEMFWDANVEFATDETNSALPILTGEAPFILNNNVQEELMDFKEEPHSYINSWLAIPLKTRGKIIGAIMLDGKKKGQFTGHHAELAVMFANQVAIALENSQLFNDLQNELRMRGELIRELEAKNAELERFTYTVSHDLKSPLVTINGFLGYLEADIASNNIARFRHDCQRIKDAVVKMHTLLGELLELSRIGRIANPSQMIPFETLVHDAVDMVHGQLAARGITVDIQPNLPAVYGDQQRLTEVLQNLMDNAAKFMGDQSDPRIEVGQDGEENGLPIFFVRDNGIGIPLELQGRVFDLFDKLNPESDGSGVGLAIVKRIIEVHGGRIWVRSEAGKGSAFLFTLPREESQSKSQGDSA; translated from the coding sequence ATGGCAATGATCGCGGGGAGTGTCATCGGGTACATATCCGGCAATGTGTCATCATCCAACCTGTTGTTGACGGGCATTCTGCCAGTGTTAACGGGATATTACCTCGTGAGCCGCGAAAAATTCGAGATGACGGCGGTTCTGCTTTCCGTTGAATTGATCCTCCTGAATACGATCCTTGCCACCCGTGGAGCGGGGATTCACCACGTCACCATGCTCGCTTTTCCTGCGATCCTCATCATTGCCAGCCTGGTCACAAAACGACAGACCATGATCTTTTTGACCATCCTGACGCTTGCCTGCCTTGTCTGGCTGGTATTCGGGGAGATACAAGGTTTGTATACTCCCGCCGGCATTATTCATGGTTCGTCAGCGAGTTTCTACTTGGCATCCATTATCGTCGTCATCACGGCGGTCATGGCGCGTGTGTTGTCGGAAACCCTGTTCAGGAATTCCCTGCAGATCCAGCGGGAACTCGCAGAGAGAAAACTGACCGAGGGAAAAATGGAGTCGCTCATCCACGAGTTGGAAGCGAGGAACGCTGAATCGGAGACCTTGCGTGAAAGCCTTGCCAGCCTGGTCAGCACGGTCGAATTTGCGGAGATCATCCAGAAAATTCTGGAGCAGATCAAACGCGTCATCCCGTACGACAGCGCATCGGTGTGGAGGGTGGAAGGTGATATACAAAAATTCATTGGCGGTCGCGACCTGCCTGAGATGTTTTGGGATGCCAATGTGGAATTCGCCACCGATGAGACCAATTCCGCATTGCCCATTCTCACTGGAGAAGCGCCGTTCATTTTGAACAATAATGTTCAAGAGGAGTTGATGGATTTCAAAGAAGAGCCGCACAGCTATATCAACTCCTGGCTTGCGATCCCGCTGAAAACACGCGGGAAGATCATCGGCGCGATCATGCTGGATGGAAAGAAAAAGGGTCAATTCACCGGGCATCATGCGGAACTGGCGGTCATGTTCGCCAACCAGGTTGCGATCGCGCTGGAAAATTCACAGTTGTTTAACGATCTGCAAAACGAATTGCGTATGCGGGGCGAGCTTATCCGCGAGTTGGAAGCAAAGAATGCCGAATTGGAACGCTTCACCTACACCGTTTCACATGACCTGAAATCGCCCTTGGTGACCATCAACGGGTTTCTCGGCTACCTTGAAGCGGATATCGCGTCGAACAACATTGCGCGTTTCCGGCACGACTGTCAACGCATCAAGGATGCCGTTGTAAAAATGCACACCCTGCTTGGCGAACTGCTGGAACTTTCGCGGATCGGCCGCATCGCAAATCCCTCGCAGATGATCCCGTTCGAAACACTTGTGCATGATGCGGTTGATATGGTACACGGACAACTTGCCGCGCGCGGCATCACGGTCGATATTCAGCCGAACCTGCCGGCTGTTTATGGAGATCAACAGCGCCTGACAGAGGTCCTGCAAAACCTGATGGACAATGCCGCCAAGTTCATGGGAGATCAATCCGATCCGCGTATTGAGGTCGGGCAGGATGGTGAGGAAAACGGTTTGCCGATCTTTTTTGTGCGCGATAACGGCATCGGCATTCCGTTGGAATTGCAGGGACGTGTTTTCGATCTCTTTGATAAGTTGAACCCGGAAAGCGATGGGAGCGGGGTGGGTCTTGCTATCGTTAAGAGAATTATCGAGGTCCACGGCGGCAGGATCTGGGTCCGGAGCGAAGCGGGAAAAGGATCTGCATTCCTTTTCACCCTGCCGCGGGAAGAAAGTCAATCAAAATCACAAGGAGATTCAGCATGA
- a CDS encoding protease inhibitor I42 family protein has product MKKILFLFALSALVLASCRGGGSDEIFQISDPARQLEAAAGSEFKIVIESNPTTGYHWELVEELDGSIVEFVSKDYRPDEPVTTGSGGVDVWTFKAIAAGETEIVLGYYPPSNDPTEPEQTVTFSLAVK; this is encoded by the coding sequence ATGAAAAAGATTCTGTTTTTGTTCGCCTTGTCCGCGCTTGTGCTTGCATCCTGCCGGGGCGGCGGAAGCGACGAGATCTTTCAGATTTCCGACCCTGCCAGACAGTTGGAAGCTGCGGCGGGGAGCGAGTTCAAGATCGTGATCGAATCGAACCCGACCACGGGCTATCACTGGGAGCTTGTAGAAGAGCTTGACGGGAGTATTGTGGAGTTCGTTTCGAAGGATTATCGGCCCGATGAACCCGTCACTACCGGCTCCGGCGGCGTGGATGTGTGGACGTTCAAAGCGATCGCCGCCGGGGAAACAGAGATCGTGCTTGGATATTATCCGCCATCCAATGACCCGACAGAACCGGAGCAAACTGTAACGTTCTCGCTTGCCGTAAAATGA
- a CDS encoding DUF4230 domain-containing protein: MSILILAVLAAGVYFIVETVRDTAEAASRPFEQASQANQALQTQVAQLMNPTPTIIPDPVTYINEIRALARLETIQYSVEKVITAEIGQGTFGFVFGDRLLFVAHGIVIAGIDMEKMQPGDLRLDNGVLYVRLPPTEVFVATLDNQKSYVYDRDTGLLTKGQVDLETLARQSAENEILKAALEDGILVQGKRNAEAYLLKFFTALGYKTVIFQ; this comes from the coding sequence ATGTCCATCCTGATCCTGGCGGTGCTTGCCGCTGGTGTCTATTTTATCGTAGAGACGGTGCGCGATACAGCCGAAGCGGCATCCCGCCCGTTCGAGCAAGCCAGCCAGGCGAACCAGGCATTGCAGACTCAGGTGGCGCAGTTGATGAATCCCACGCCTACGATCATCCCCGACCCGGTGACGTATATCAACGAGATCCGCGCGCTGGCTCGTCTGGAGACGATCCAGTATAGCGTGGAAAAGGTCATTACTGCAGAGATCGGGCAGGGCACGTTCGGTTTTGTGTTCGGCGACAGATTGTTGTTCGTGGCGCACGGCATCGTGATCGCAGGCATTGATATGGAGAAAATGCAGCCCGGCGACCTGCGCTTAGATAACGGCGTGTTATACGTACGCCTGCCTCCTACCGAGGTGTTCGTGGCGACGCTCGACAATCAGAAATCCTATGTATATGATCGCGATACGGGTCTGCTGACCAAGGGGCAGGTGGACCTCGAGACGCTGGCGAGGCAGTCGGCAGAGAATGAAATTCTCAAGGCGGCGCTGGAGGACGGCATTCTCGTTCAGGGAAAGCGGAACGCGGAAGCCTATCTACTAAAGTTCTTCACCGCCCTCGGGTACAAGACGGTGATCTTCCAATAG
- a CDS encoding PhnD/SsuA/transferrin family substrate-binding protein, translated as MRKVLFALSLALFGCSFPVQVTLGTPTPTPAPEVLPTPTQPPLTTAEPGTDQNPLILALSPSPRPSDEVIAAGESIAAYLQERTGYRIVTTAPPSEGVLVDAISKGNAHIFVLSPYGYVMARDMDLVTALLARVRDGQTFYGAQIISTRKNDFISYFNPARNENTADAVAALRQFDQKKACWSDAVSPSGYVVPLGLLNQAQVQIRSGAFMSGQPSVVRAVYSEDICDFGATFIDARTSPALEADYPDVMDKVIVVWRIPEIIPYENISMASSLPFEMRRVIQRAFIDLMLTPDGKSAMQVVYGFDEVQAVEDSAYTEFVNYVLASGLDLLVLIQ; from the coding sequence ATGAGAAAAGTCCTATTTGCGCTTTCCCTCGCCCTTTTTGGGTGTTCTTTCCCTGTTCAGGTGACGTTGGGGACTCCCACGCCGACTCCCGCCCCTGAAGTGCTTCCTACTCCCACACAACCGCCTCTCACCACGGCGGAACCTGGTACAGACCAGAATCCCCTGATCCTCGCCCTCTCTCCTTCCCCGCGCCCCTCCGACGAGGTGATCGCCGCCGGGGAAAGCATCGCTGCCTATCTTCAGGAGCGGACCGGCTACCGTATTGTAACCACCGCTCCCCCATCCGAGGGTGTGCTGGTGGATGCGATCTCAAAGGGTAATGCGCATATCTTTGTGCTTTCGCCCTATGGGTATGTGATGGCGCGCGACATGGACCTCGTCACCGCATTGTTGGCGCGCGTCCGCGACGGGCAGACATTTTACGGGGCGCAGATCATCTCCACCCGAAAAAATGACTTCATCTCTTATTTCAATCCCGCGCGGAACGAGAACACGGCAGATGCCGTCGCCGCGCTGAGGCAATTCGACCAGAAGAAAGCCTGCTGGAGCGATGCCGTATCACCGTCGGGGTATGTGGTGCCGCTGGGGTTGTTGAATCAGGCTCAGGTCCAGATACGAAGCGGGGCGTTCATGAGCGGACAGCCGAGCGTCGTGCGCGCCGTCTACTCCGAGGATATCTGCGACTTCGGCGCCACGTTCATCGACGCCCGAACTTCCCCCGCGCTCGAAGCGGATTATCCCGATGTAATGGACAAGGTCATCGTGGTGTGGCGTATTCCGGAGATCATTCCGTATGAGAATATTTCAATGGCGAGCAGCCTGCCGTTCGAGATGCGGCGCGTGATCCAGCGCGCGTTCATTGACCTGATGCTGACGCCGGACGGAAAGTCCGCGATGCAGGTGGTGTACGGGTTTGACGAAGTGCAGGCGGTGGAGGATTCTGCTTATACAGAATTCGTAAATTATGTGCTGGCTTCGGGTTTGGACCTGCTGGTTTTGATACAATAG
- a CDS encoding ElyC/SanA/YdcF family protein, producing the protein MFKRIIRFLWRTALVFGFLAAVGLFAPRFVMMMSAAPRTFNAQDVPQARVAIVFGAGLYRDGSAGPVLSDRVETAVQLYEQGKVEKLLMSGDNRFIEYNEPEAARQYALQRGVPDEDIVLDYAGRRTYDTCYRANHIFGVGEAILVTQPFHMPRALFLCNWFGVESTGVESDNRYFLKRSRAYWNFRETFAVFQAAWDVLVTKPVPVLGDPIPIE; encoded by the coding sequence ATGTTCAAAAGAATAATAAGATTTCTTTGGCGCACTGCGCTTGTATTTGGTTTTCTGGCTGCCGTCGGTCTGTTCGCTCCAAGGTTCGTGATGATGATGTCTGCCGCGCCGCGCACGTTCAACGCGCAGGATGTTCCGCAGGCGCGCGTGGCGATCGTCTTCGGCGCAGGGTTGTACCGTGACGGCTCGGCTGGACCCGTGTTGAGTGATCGCGTGGAAACCGCCGTACAATTGTACGAGCAGGGTAAAGTGGAGAAACTGCTGATGAGCGGCGACAACCGCTTCATCGAATACAACGAGCCCGAAGCGGCGCGGCAGTATGCGCTCCAGCGCGGCGTGCCGGATGAAGACATCGTGCTGGATTATGCGGGCAGGCGCACGTATGATACCTGCTATCGTGCAAATCACATCTTCGGCGTGGGCGAGGCGATCCTCGTCACACAGCCGTTCCACATGCCGAGAGCCTTGTTCCTTTGCAATTGGTTTGGCGTTGAATCGACCGGCGTGGAGTCAGATAACCGTTACTTCCTGAAACGCTCGCGCGCCTATTGGAATTTCCGCGAGACGTTTGCGGTCTTTCAAGCCGCGTGGGATGTGCTGGTGACAAAGCCCGTGCCTGTACTTGGCGACCCCATACCGATCGAGTAA
- a CDS encoding HDIG domain-containing protein: protein MNREEALSLVREFVKNEGLVRHMLSVEAAMRFYAEKHGEDVELWGLLGLLHDFDWEIHPSLEEHPQKGSAILRERGVSEEIIQDILSHADHTGVPRDTLRRKALAACDEITGLITAVALVRPSHSLYDLEASSVKKKWKDKAFAAGASREEMTHSAQEFGVELWEHVGNVIMAMRKIAPELGLVGNIQQ, encoded by the coding sequence ATGAACCGTGAAGAAGCCCTGTCCCTCGTGCGTGAATTTGTAAAGAACGAAGGTCTCGTGCGCCACATGCTTTCGGTGGAAGCCGCCATGCGCTTCTACGCCGAAAAACATGGTGAAGACGTCGAGTTATGGGGATTGCTCGGTCTGCTGCACGATTTCGATTGGGAGATCCATCCTTCGCTGGAGGAACATCCGCAAAAGGGATCGGCGATCCTGCGCGAGCGCGGCGTAAGCGAGGAGATCATTCAGGATATTTTGAGTCACGCCGACCATACCGGTGTGCCGCGCGACACGCTTCGCAGAAAAGCGCTCGCCGCCTGCGACGAGATCACGGGGCTGATCACCGCCGTTGCGCTGGTGCGCCCGTCCCATTCGCTGTATGACCTTGAAGCCAGTTCCGTCAAAAAGAAATGGAAGGATAAGGCATTTGCGGCAGGCGCCTCGCGCGAGGAAATGACCCATTCCGCGCAGGAATTCGGCGTGGAGTTGTGGGAGCATGTCGGCAATGTCATCATGGCGATGCGGAAAATCGCCCCGGAGTTGGGACTGGTTGGAAACATCCAGCAATAA